A genomic stretch from Acidobacteriota bacterium includes:
- the gmk gene encoding guanylate kinase, which yields MTGRGDLFVVSAPSGAGKSTLIGELVARIEGLRFSVSWTTRSPRPGEQDGREYHFTDIPTFREMMGRGEFLEWAVVHGEYYGTSRRQIEALRAAGADVILDIDVQGAEQVRRAVGDCRTIFILPPDFETLRRRLVARGTDAQEVIERRLRGARQELLRWRDFDFLVINDDLERAAGELCGIVLAARCRRERRVEQASRIVDGFPVEGTGEGEGS from the coding sequence ATGACAGGGCGAGGTGATCTCTTCGTGGTGTCGGCCCCCTCGGGGGCGGGCAAGAGCACCCTGATCGGGGAACTCGTCGCCCGGATCGAGGGGCTGCGCTTTTCCGTCTCGTGGACGACACGGTCGCCGCGCCCGGGGGAACAGGACGGGCGGGAATATCATTTCACCGACATTCCCACCTTTCGCGAGATGATGGGACGGGGCGAGTTCCTCGAGTGGGCGGTGGTGCACGGTGAGTACTACGGCACCTCCCGGCGGCAGATCGAGGCCCTGCGCGCCGCCGGTGCGGACGTGATACTCGACATCGACGTGCAGGGCGCCGAACAGGTGCGGCGGGCCGTCGGGGATTGCCGGACGATCTTCATCTTGCCGCCGGACTTCGAGACTTTGCGTCGGCGGCTGGTCGCCCGGGGCACCGATGCGCAGGAGGTGATCGAACGGCGCCTGCGGGGAGCGCGCCAGGAACTCCTGCGCTGGCGGGACTTCGATTTTCTGGTGATCAACGACGACCTGGAGCGGGCCGCGGGAGAGCTGTGCGGCATCGTTCTCGCCGCCCGCTGCCGGCGCGAGCGCCGCGTGGAGCAGGCGTCCCGGATCGTCGATGGCTTTCCGGTGGAGGGGACCGGGGAAGGGGAAGGGTCGTGA
- a CDS encoding DEAD/DEAH box helicase, translated as MLPSERVEGAFPAVIRHRGEHYLCAGRVVEARGWEQGLLGVVEGSGGRGYMVGLRCLAGGNRLLVSCECPYGLSGRLCKHAWALLREGESGAALERLRDGCKVQVAGPADVYPPRGARLFSLGEDTRSGPERTWQQALAELEPEPADGLPVVDAEVVVPPAREELVYLLDREPGQRLAGDVKVHLRLRRQLKGGRWGKLRPAILQRSHLSKLPRADRRALTLLWGGGLSVEPGKRWFMGQPDSDAVPEMWLVGETAVPDVLEALCATGRLRLLDGDRGEVGEPLSWDAGPPWEFHVEVRRREGGGAEIGGTLVRDDQRRDPESIGLLFRDGLLLLDDAIARYEDHAAQLWLVAMITGSGMPVIPEEEVACFTRELVGRPGRPPVALPEDLAWEKRSVSMHPRLSVRAPLESRRKRLSVPLQVFFEYGDRPILAGTPGREVPLPGSRQILMRDPAAERRALRRLATLGYRPMVDQERGVGTGTVDDRLLAPMIAALLEERWLVEAQGKRYRHAGNGSLRVSSGIDWFEVRGEVEFDDQSASLPALIAALAEGSPAVRLGDGSYGILPSQWLEQWRPLVGLGRVEGEILRFSRTQVALLDALLAAQPRVEVDRVFDQARRRLRRFAGIPPHPEPRTFEGELRDYQREGLGWMLFLQHFGFGGCLADDMGLGKTVQVLALLEKLRTARGRGARRPSLVVVPRTLIFNWKQEAARFAPRLKVLEHTGPDRGRSPGDLAGAHLVLTTYGTLRRDIPWLKDLRFEMAILDEAQAIKNPHTASAKAARLLQADHRLALSGTPIENHLGELWSLFEFLNPGMLGASSAFRAWVSGSGDGDEGDRETLRRAIAPFILRRTKEQVARELPPRREQTIYCEMSGRQQSLYDELAAYYRNSLAGRIETRGLERSKIQVLEALLRLRQAACHPGLVDRARRNVPSGKIEVLLARLEELSAEGHKSLVFSQFTSLLAMVRKQLDERGVGYTYLDGRTRKREEKVRVFQEDASCPVFLISLKAGGLGLNLTAAESVFLLDPWWNPAVEAQAIDRTHRIGQTRPVFAYRLISRGSVEEKVLALQDSKRELAESIIRADDGLLRRLTAEDLNYLLS; from the coding sequence GTGCTGCCGTCGGAGCGAGTCGAGGGGGCCTTTCCAGCGGTGATCCGGCATCGCGGCGAGCACTACCTGTGCGCGGGCCGGGTCGTCGAGGCCCGAGGTTGGGAGCAGGGGCTGTTGGGCGTCGTCGAGGGCAGCGGGGGACGCGGGTACATGGTCGGGTTGCGTTGCCTCGCCGGCGGAAACCGGCTTCTGGTCAGTTGCGAGTGTCCCTATGGTCTGTCGGGCAGGCTGTGCAAGCATGCCTGGGCTCTCCTGCGGGAGGGAGAAAGCGGGGCGGCGCTGGAGCGTCTGCGCGACGGTTGCAAGGTGCAGGTCGCCGGTCCCGCCGATGTCTATCCTCCCCGGGGGGCTCGTCTGTTCTCCCTCGGAGAGGACACGCGGAGCGGGCCCGAGCGAACCTGGCAACAGGCCCTCGCCGAGCTCGAGCCGGAGCCCGCCGACGGCTTGCCGGTGGTCGACGCCGAGGTGGTCGTGCCACCGGCTCGGGAAGAACTGGTCTATCTGCTCGACCGGGAGCCGGGCCAGCGGCTGGCCGGCGACGTGAAGGTGCATCTGCGTCTCCGCCGGCAACTCAAGGGTGGGCGTTGGGGCAAGCTCAGGCCCGCCATCTTGCAGCGAAGCCACCTGTCGAAGCTGCCCCGGGCCGATCGCCGGGCACTCACCCTTCTCTGGGGTGGCGGGTTGAGTGTCGAGCCCGGCAAGCGCTGGTTCATGGGCCAACCGGACTCCGACGCCGTGCCGGAAATGTGGCTGGTCGGAGAAACGGCGGTCCCCGATGTGCTCGAAGCCCTGTGCGCCACCGGACGGCTGCGCCTGCTCGACGGCGATCGGGGAGAGGTGGGAGAGCCCCTGAGCTGGGATGCGGGGCCGCCATGGGAATTCCATGTCGAAGTCAGGAGGCGGGAAGGCGGCGGCGCCGAGATCGGCGGAACGCTGGTCCGGGATGACCAGCGTCGCGATCCGGAGAGTATCGGCCTGCTCTTCCGTGACGGTTTGCTGCTGCTGGACGATGCCATCGCCCGCTACGAGGATCATGCCGCCCAGCTCTGGTTGGTGGCCATGATCACCGGTAGCGGCATGCCGGTGATACCCGAGGAAGAGGTGGCATGCTTCACCCGGGAATTGGTCGGCAGACCGGGGCGCCCCCCGGTGGCCCTGCCCGAAGACCTGGCCTGGGAGAAACGCAGCGTGTCGATGCATCCGCGGCTGTCCGTGCGCGCCCCGCTCGAATCGCGGCGCAAGCGCCTGTCGGTGCCTTTGCAGGTCTTTTTCGAGTATGGCGACCGGCCGATCCTGGCCGGAACGCCCGGCCGGGAAGTGCCCTTGCCCGGTTCCCGGCAGATCCTGATGCGCGACCCGGCGGCGGAGCGCCGGGCTCTGCGGCGCCTGGCGACACTGGGTTACCGGCCGATGGTCGATCAGGAGCGCGGCGTGGGCACCGGCACCGTGGACGATCGCCTGCTGGCGCCGATGATCGCCGCCCTGCTCGAGGAGAGGTGGCTGGTCGAAGCCCAGGGCAAGCGATATCGCCATGCGGGCAACGGCTCCCTGCGGGTGTCTTCGGGAATCGACTGGTTCGAGGTGCGGGGTGAGGTGGAATTCGATGATCAGTCCGCCAGCCTGCCGGCTCTCATCGCGGCCCTCGCCGAAGGCAGTCCCGCCGTGCGCCTCGGCGATGGCAGCTACGGCATCCTGCCGAGCCAGTGGCTCGAGCAGTGGCGGCCTCTGGTCGGCTTGGGCCGGGTCGAAGGGGAGATCCTGCGTTTTTCCCGCACCCAGGTGGCTCTGCTCGACGCGCTGCTGGCGGCCCAGCCCCGGGTCGAGGTGGATCGCGTCTTCGACCAGGCCCGCCGACGGCTGCGTCGTTTTGCGGGTATCCCACCCCATCCCGAACCGCGGACCTTCGAGGGGGAGTTGCGTGACTACCAGCGCGAGGGGCTGGGCTGGATGCTCTTCCTGCAGCACTTCGGTTTCGGGGGGTGCCTGGCCGACGACATGGGCCTGGGCAAGACGGTCCAGGTGCTGGCCCTGCTGGAGAAGCTGCGTACGGCCCGCGGCCGCGGGGCCCGGCGTCCTTCCCTGGTGGTGGTGCCCCGCACGCTGATCTTCAACTGGAAGCAGGAGGCGGCGCGCTTCGCCCCCCGGCTGAAGGTGCTCGAGCATACGGGCCCCGATCGAGGGCGGTCTCCCGGCGATCTGGCCGGCGCGCACCTGGTGCTCACCACCTACGGTACCTTGAGGCGGGACATCCCCTGGCTCAAGGATCTGCGTTTCGAGATGGCGATTCTCGACGAGGCCCAGGCGATCAAGAACCCTCACACCGCGTCCGCCAAGGCCGCCCGCCTGCTCCAGGCCGATCATCGCCTGGCTCTCTCGGGAACTCCCATCGAAAACCACCTCGGCGAGCTGTGGAGCCTGTTCGAGTTTCTCAATCCCGGCATGCTCGGAGCCAGCTCCGCCTTTCGCGCCTGGGTTTCCGGGAGCGGCGACGGTGACGAGGGCGATCGAGAGACCCTCCGCCGGGCCATCGCGCCGTTCATCCTGCGCCGCACCAAGGAGCAGGTGGCGCGGGAATTGCCTCCCCGGCGGGAGCAGACGATCTACTGCGAGATGTCCGGGCGCCAGCAGAGCCTCTACGACGAGCTGGCGGCGTATTACCGCAACTCCCTGGCCGGCCGTATCGAGACCAGGGGCCTCGAGCGCTCGAAGATTCAAGTCCTCGAGGCCCTGCTGCGCCTGCGGCAGGCGGCCTGCCACCCGGGGCTGGTGGACCGGGCCCGGCGGAACGTGCCCTCAGGCAAGATCGAGGTGCTGCTCGCCCGCTTGGAGGAACTCAGTGCGGAAGGACACAAGTCGCTGGTCTTCTCCCAGTTCACCTCCCTGCTGGCCATGGTGCGCAAGCAGCTCGACGAGCGAGGCGTCGGTTACACCTATCTCGATGGGCGAACCCGCAAACGGGAAGAGAAAGTGCGTGTCTTTCAGGAAGACGCGTCCTGCCCCGTGTTTCTGATCAGCCTCAAGGCCGGCGGCCTGGGCCTCAACCTGACGGCGGCGGAGTCCGTCTTCCTGCTCGACCCCTGGTGGAATCCCGCGGTCGAGGCCCAAGCCATCGATCGTACCCACCGTATCGGCCAGACCCGGCCGGTCTTCGCCTATCGACTGATCTCACGCGGTTCGGTGGAAGAGAAGGTGCTCGCCCTGCAGGACAGCAAGCGCGAACTGGCCGAGTCGATCATCCGCGCCGACGACGGTTTGCTGCGCCGCCTGACGGCCGAAGATCTGAACTATCTTCTGTCGTGA
- the priA gene encoding primosomal protein N' encodes MSRAAPLLAQVAVPAPLPEPLTYRVPEVLAGRVGPGVRVRVPLGRRQVVGVVMGMATRPPEGVRLREILEALDEVDRPALPADLLATVEYAARYYLAPPGEVVRAALPAAVAPGRGAPPRRKLLVPAGEVAADPQAALDRLARTPARRKLLAEALAGPPRTAAALARAAGVGAAAATALLRAGVLTAQMESVPVPPPPPVDFPVKPPPHLSEAQARAVDAFCGWLEPRRYQAGVLYGVTGSGKTEVYLRVAERCLALGRPVLFLVPEIALAPGLSRALAGRFGEGLAVLHSGLSDRQRHEAWQRCRQGRTRIVVGARSALFAPLVRPGLIVVDEEHDGGYKQEESPRYHARDLALVRGREAEAVVLLGSATPSLEAWVLCERGKAELHRLPERVGGASLAEVEIVDMRKEFARAGEDRPLSARLAEALEATLARGEQAMILLNRRGYTRVLHCRACGQGVGCPACSISLTWHQVGARLRCHYCGYNAPRPAACPTCASPHLADVGYGTQRAEEAVREVVPEARVDRLDRDVARSPRRLGELLGRFARGEIDVLVGTQMIAKGHDFHRVTLVGVLSADMTLEMPDFRAGERTFQLLTQVAGRSGRGERPGKVVVQAFRPAHPVLAAAARQDYDTFVKREWHARRTQHYPPDSALANLIVRDEDQALALERAGSLAARLREAGEGRVAVVGPGIAPLARLRGLWRVQILARARKRSRLATALARAVAPLRRGDGALPRWLMLDVDPQQLL; translated from the coding sequence GTGAGTCGCGCCGCCCCCCTGCTGGCGCAGGTGGCCGTACCCGCACCGCTGCCCGAACCCTTGACCTACCGGGTGCCCGAGGTCCTGGCGGGCCGGGTGGGACCGGGCGTGCGGGTGCGGGTGCCTCTCGGTCGCCGGCAGGTGGTGGGTGTGGTGATGGGTATGGCCACCCGCCCGCCGGAGGGTGTCCGCCTGCGGGAGATTCTCGAGGCTCTCGACGAGGTGGACCGGCCGGCGCTGCCTGCGGACCTGCTGGCCACCGTGGAGTACGCCGCGCGCTACTACCTGGCGCCTCCGGGCGAGGTGGTGCGCGCCGCGCTGCCCGCGGCCGTGGCTCCCGGTCGCGGAGCGCCCCCGCGACGCAAGCTGCTCGTTCCGGCCGGGGAGGTGGCGGCCGACCCCCAGGCGGCTCTCGACAGGCTCGCTCGCACCCCCGCGCGCCGCAAGCTGCTGGCCGAGGCCCTGGCCGGTCCGCCCCGCACGGCCGCCGCACTGGCCCGGGCGGCGGGTGTCGGGGCCGCGGCGGCCACCGCGTTGCTGCGGGCCGGAGTCCTCACCGCCCAGATGGAATCGGTACCGGTCCCGCCCCCGCCGCCGGTGGATTTCCCCGTCAAGCCGCCTCCTCACCTGTCCGAGGCGCAGGCTCGCGCCGTGGATGCCTTCTGCGGCTGGCTCGAGCCTCGTCGTTACCAGGCCGGAGTGCTCTACGGCGTGACCGGATCGGGCAAGACCGAGGTCTATCTGCGGGTGGCCGAGCGCTGCCTGGCACTGGGCCGCCCGGTGCTCTTCCTCGTGCCCGAAATCGCGTTGGCTCCCGGGCTGAGCCGGGCCCTGGCCGGGCGCTTCGGCGAGGGCCTGGCCGTGCTGCACTCGGGCCTGTCCGACCGCCAGCGCCACGAGGCCTGGCAGCGCTGCCGCCAGGGGCGAACGCGCATCGTCGTCGGGGCCCGCTCGGCCCTCTTCGCGCCCCTCGTGCGCCCGGGACTGATCGTCGTCGACGAGGAACACGACGGGGGTTACAAGCAGGAGGAATCCCCCCGCTACCACGCCCGTGATCTGGCCCTGGTGCGGGGCCGGGAGGCGGAGGCCGTGGTGTTGCTGGGCTCGGCCACGCCTTCGCTGGAGGCCTGGGTGCTCTGCGAGCGGGGCAAGGCCGAGCTGCATCGGCTGCCCGAACGGGTGGGAGGAGCGAGCCTGGCGGAGGTCGAGATCGTCGACATGCGCAAGGAATTCGCCCGGGCGGGAGAAGATCGCCCCCTGTCGGCGCGCCTGGCCGAGGCGCTGGAAGCCACCCTGGCCCGGGGAGAGCAGGCGATGATCCTGCTCAACCGGCGGGGCTACACCCGGGTGCTGCACTGCCGGGCCTGCGGGCAGGGGGTGGGCTGTCCGGCCTGCTCGATCTCCCTGACCTGGCACCAGGTCGGCGCGCGCCTGCGCTGCCACTATTGCGGCTACAACGCGCCGCGGCCCGCGGCCTGTCCCACCTGCGCCTCGCCCCACCTGGCGGACGTGGGCTACGGCACCCAGCGGGCCGAAGAGGCGGTGCGGGAGGTGGTGCCCGAGGCCCGGGTGGATCGTCTGGACCGGGACGTGGCCCGCTCCCCGCGGCGGCTGGGAGAGTTGCTCGGCCGCTTCGCCCGGGGCGAGATCGACGTGCTGGTGGGGACCCAGATGATCGCCAAGGGGCACGACTTCCACCGGGTGACCCTGGTGGGGGTGCTTTCCGCCGACATGACCCTCGAGATGCCCGACTTCCGTGCCGGCGAGCGCACCTTTCAGCTGCTGACCCAGGTGGCGGGTCGCTCCGGCCGGGGCGAGCGGCCGGGCAAGGTGGTGGTGCAGGCCTTTCGCCCGGCGCATCCCGTGCTCGCCGCCGCCGCCCGCCAGGACTACGACACCTTCGTCAAGCGGGAGTGGCACGCCCGGCGCACCCAGCACTATCCCCCCGACTCGGCTCTGGCCAACCTGATCGTGCGCGACGAGGACCAGGCCCTGGCCCTCGAACGGGCGGGCTCGCTGGCCGCCCGTTTGCGGGAGGCGGGGGAGGGGAGGGTGGCCGTGGTCGGCCCGGGCATCGCGCCGCTGGCGCGTCTGCGAGGCTTGTGGCGGGTGCAGATCCTCGCCCGGGCCCGCAAGCGCTCCCGCCTGGCCACGGCCCTCGCCCGCGCCGTCGCCCCCCTGCGCCGGGGGGACGGCGCCCTGCCGCGTTGGCTGATGCTCGACGTGGATCCCCAGCAGTTACTGTAG
- a CDS encoding uracil-DNA glycosylase, translated as MSASRRQAAEWLRLYRDLGVEAVALHGPAVAESGGGGGSGGAAEALERLREETLGDCRRCALWKGRTRLVFGTGNPEARLVFVGEGPGADEDRQGEPFVGKAGRLLDKIIGAMGLSREEVYIANVVKCRPPENRAPLPDESATCLPFLHEQIRIIQPEVIVTLGRTALEGLLGEPVRSITRARGRWFRVKGVPVMATFHPAYLLRNPAAKRPVWEDMQEVLARLGLSPPPRQGR; from the coding sequence GTGAGTGCCTCGCGTCGACAGGCTGCCGAATGGCTGCGGCTCTATCGCGACCTGGGGGTCGAGGCGGTGGCTTTGCACGGGCCTGCGGTGGCGGAGTCCGGCGGTGGCGGCGGGAGCGGCGGCGCCGCCGAGGCCCTCGAGCGCCTGCGGGAGGAGACCCTCGGCGATTGCCGGCGTTGCGCTTTGTGGAAGGGCCGGACCCGGCTGGTCTTCGGTACCGGCAACCCGGAAGCCCGCCTGGTCTTCGTCGGGGAGGGGCCCGGGGCCGACGAGGACAGGCAGGGCGAGCCCTTCGTGGGCAAGGCCGGTCGGCTCCTCGACAAGATCATCGGCGCCATGGGCCTGAGTCGCGAAGAGGTCTACATCGCCAACGTGGTCAAGTGCCGACCCCCGGAAAACCGTGCGCCTCTACCCGACGAGTCGGCGACCTGCCTGCCGTTTCTCCACGAGCAGATTCGCATCATTCAGCCGGAGGTGATCGTCACCCTGGGCCGTACGGCTCTCGAGGGCCTGCTGGGCGAGCCGGTGCGGTCGATCACCCGCGCGCGGGGCCGCTGGTTCCGTGTCAAGGGCGTACCGGTGATGGCCACCTTTCACCCCGCCTACCTGCTGCGCAACCCCGCCGCCAAGCGCCCGGTGTGGGAGGACATGCAAGAAGTGCTCGCACGCCTCGGGCTGTCACCGCCGCCGCGACAGGGCCGATGA
- the coaBC gene encoding bifunctional phosphopantothenoylcysteine decarboxylase/phosphopantothenate--cysteine ligase CoaBC: MSRRPPRVLFGVSGGIAAYKAAELVRALVREGAEVKVVLTGRAAEFVTPLTLATLSGNPVATTEFHEQPSPAIDHIDLARWADVLLVAPATANLLARFARGLADDLLSTIHLAFRGPVVLAPAMNPGMWEHEQTRENVARLEARGVVVVPPEEGFVACGDDGAGRLADLQRITAEALIAARRSRSMEGRRIVVSAGPTREPVDPVRYLGNRSSGKMGYAIAAAVRARGAEVVLISGPVCLPPPWGVDRVSVETASEMHQAVFEAAAGAAAVVMAAAVADHRPADPPREKISLPKGTGYTLELEANPDILADLARARAGGRLPAELLLVGFAAEIGDAVAKGVAKRERKGCDLLLANDVSRPGSGFEVETNEVALIGPQGGVERWPKMSKRQVAEHLADAMEKWWRR; encoded by the coding sequence GTGAGCCGTCGTCCCCCCCGCGTTCTCTTCGGCGTCAGCGGTGGCATCGCGGCCTACAAGGCCGCGGAACTGGTGCGGGCGCTGGTCCGGGAAGGGGCCGAAGTGAAGGTGGTGCTCACCGGCCGGGCGGCGGAATTCGTCACACCTCTGACCCTGGCCACCCTTTCGGGCAACCCGGTGGCCACCACCGAGTTTCACGAACAGCCCTCGCCGGCCATCGATCACATCGACCTGGCCCGTTGGGCCGACGTGTTGCTGGTGGCTCCGGCCACGGCCAACCTGCTGGCGCGCTTCGCCCGGGGGTTGGCCGACGATCTGCTGTCGACGATCCACCTGGCCTTCCGCGGGCCGGTGGTGCTCGCGCCCGCGATGAACCCCGGCATGTGGGAACACGAGCAGACTCGCGAGAACGTGGCCCGCCTCGAGGCCCGCGGCGTGGTGGTCGTACCGCCGGAGGAGGGGTTCGTGGCCTGCGGAGACGACGGGGCCGGACGCCTGGCGGACCTGCAGAGGATCACCGCCGAGGCGCTGATCGCCGCCCGCCGCTCCCGCTCGATGGAAGGGCGCCGGATTGTCGTCTCGGCGGGGCCGACCCGGGAGCCTGTGGATCCGGTGCGCTACCTGGGCAACCGCTCGTCGGGGAAGATGGGCTACGCGATTGCCGCCGCGGTACGGGCCCGCGGCGCGGAGGTCGTGCTGATCAGCGGACCGGTCTGCCTGCCGCCGCCGTGGGGAGTCGATCGAGTGTCCGTGGAGACGGCCTCCGAGATGCATCAGGCGGTCTTCGAGGCGGCGGCAGGGGCGGCGGCGGTGGTGATGGCCGCGGCGGTGGCCGATCACCGCCCCGCGGATCCGCCACGGGAGAAAATCAGCTTGCCCAAGGGCACGGGTTATACCCTCGAGTTGGAGGCCAACCCGGACATTCTCGCCGACCTGGCGCGGGCGCGCGCCGGGGGGCGTCTGCCGGCGGAACTGCTCCTGGTGGGCTTTGCGGCGGAAATCGGGGACGCGGTGGCCAAGGGCGTGGCCAAGCGCGAGCGCAAGGGCTGTGACCTGCTGCTGGCCAACGACGTTTCTCGTCCGGGGTCGGGTTTCGAAGTGGAGACCAACGAGGTGGCCCTGATCGGCCCGCAAGGAGGCGTCGAGCGCTGGCCGAAGATGAGCAAGCGGCAGGTGGCCGAGCACCTGGCCGACGCCATGGAAAAATGGTGGCGCCGGTGA
- the sfsA gene encoding DNA/RNA nuclease SfsA: protein MIFDPPLAEAVLRRRYKRFLADLELPAGGILTVHVPNTGAMTLCAEPGSRAWYSVRDDPRRKLPGTLEIVESVGALAGVNTARTNALVEEALATGTIAELAGYPRRRREVRIGDSRLDFLLEGAGPPAWVEVKNVTLVDGAAAIFPDAVTTRGLKHIGRLRALAGEGARAVLLFVVQREDADHFRPAGAIDPAYARALAAAHAEGVEILCYQARVTPGEIRLQHRLPVVVG from the coding sequence ATGATCTTCGACCCGCCCCTCGCCGAGGCGGTGCTGCGGCGGCGCTACAAGCGCTTTCTGGCCGACCTGGAATTGCCCGCCGGCGGGATTCTGACCGTGCACGTGCCCAACACCGGAGCGATGACCCTCTGCGCCGAGCCGGGGAGCCGGGCCTGGTATTCGGTCCGCGACGATCCCCGGCGCAAGCTGCCCGGCACCCTGGAGATCGTCGAGTCCGTGGGGGCGCTGGCCGGGGTCAACACCGCGCGAACCAACGCCCTGGTGGAAGAGGCCCTCGCCACAGGGACGATTGCGGAACTGGCGGGCTACCCGCGCCGGCGTCGCGAGGTGCGCATCGGCGACAGCCGCCTCGACTTCCTGCTCGAGGGGGCCGGTCCTCCCGCCTGGGTCGAGGTGAAGAACGTCACCCTGGTCGACGGCGCCGCGGCGATCTTTCCCGACGCGGTGACCACCCGGGGACTCAAGCACATCGGGCGGTTGCGCGCGCTGGCGGGGGAGGGCGCCCGGGCGGTGTTGCTCTTCGTCGTCCAGCGGGAAGACGCCGATCATTTCCGTCCCGCCGGTGCCATCGATCCCGCCTACGCCCGTGCCCTGGCCGCGGCCCACGCCGAGGGCGTCGAGATCCTCTGCTACCAGGCCCGGGTCACACCCGGGGAGATCCGCCTGCAGCACCGGCTGCCGGTGGTCGTCGGCTGA
- a CDS encoding urocanate hydratase, which yields MSAEPVTFRDEIARGLPASLPDPPPIDPAVDRAPARQPGLDAVGRRLALANALRYFPRAWHEALAPEFAAELEAWGHIYMHRFRPHYPMHARPIGAYPARCTQAAAIMLMIQNNLDPAVAQFPYELVTYGGNGAVFQNWAQYLLTMAYLARMTDEQTLVLYSGHPLGLFPSHPEAPRVVVTNGMVIPHYSSLEAFERLHALGVTSYGQMTAGSYMYIGPQGIVHGTTITLLGAGRRYLRSGEDGLAGRLFVSSGLGGMSGAQAKAAVIAGAVGVVAEVNPAATAKRHAQGWVMEVEADLDRLLARIERARRDREAVSIAYDGNVVDLWERLAREGVSVDLGSDQTSLHNPYFGGYYPVGLSLEQARTMMHDDPEGFREVVHASLRRQVEAINTLADAGMAFWDYGNAFLIRARDAGARVAGEATEFRYPSYVEDIMGPVCFDYGFGPFRWVCTSGDPADLERTDAIAAEVIAGQAEGAPPEIRQQMLDNLRWIRQAGANRMVVGSQARILYADREGRRAIALAFNDAVGDGRIRAPVVLGRDHHDVSGTDSPWRETANIRDGSRFCADMAVQNVIGDAFRGATWVSLHNGGGVGWGEAINGGFGLVLDGSRAAGERAARMLCWDVANGLARRAWARNDEAVFAARRAMEDEPRMTITLPEAADDDLIARALDAAGRQE from the coding sequence ATGAGCGCCGAGCCTGTCACGTTCCGCGACGAGATCGCCCGGGGTCTGCCCGCGAGCCTTCCTGACCCGCCCCCCATCGATCCGGCCGTCGATCGGGCGCCGGCCAGGCAGCCGGGACTCGATGCCGTCGGTCGGCGCCTGGCCCTGGCCAACGCCTTGCGCTACTTCCCCCGGGCGTGGCACGAGGCTCTGGCTCCGGAATTCGCAGCGGAGTTGGAGGCGTGGGGCCACATCTACATGCATCGCTTCCGCCCCCACTACCCGATGCATGCTCGCCCCATCGGCGCCTACCCCGCCCGCTGCACCCAGGCGGCGGCGATCATGTTGATGATCCAGAACAATCTGGATCCCGCGGTGGCCCAGTTTCCCTACGAGCTGGTGACTTACGGGGGCAACGGCGCGGTGTTTCAGAACTGGGCCCAGTATCTGCTGACCATGGCCTACCTGGCCCGAATGACCGACGAGCAGACCCTGGTGCTCTACTCCGGTCACCCCCTGGGACTCTTCCCCTCCCACCCCGAGGCGCCGCGGGTGGTGGTGACCAACGGGATGGTGATTCCCCATTACTCCTCCCTCGAAGCGTTCGAACGTCTCCATGCGCTGGGGGTGACCTCCTACGGGCAGATGACGGCCGGCAGCTACATGTACATCGGCCCCCAGGGCATCGTGCACGGCACCACCATCACCCTGCTCGGTGCCGGTCGGCGCTACCTGCGTTCGGGAGAGGATGGATTGGCCGGCCGGCTCTTCGTCTCCTCGGGGCTGGGTGGGATGAGCGGCGCCCAGGCCAAGGCGGCGGTGATCGCCGGGGCGGTGGGCGTGGTGGCCGAGGTCAACCCCGCCGCCACGGCCAAGCGTCACGCGCAGGGCTGGGTGATGGAAGTCGAGGCCGATCTCGACCGCCTGCTGGCGCGCATCGAGCGAGCCCGCCGTGACCGGGAGGCGGTCTCCATCGCCTACGACGGCAACGTGGTCGATCTCTGGGAACGACTGGCGCGGGAGGGGGTGAGCGTCGATCTGGGTTCGGACCAGACCTCCCTGCACAACCCCTACTTCGGGGGGTATTACCCGGTGGGGCTGAGCCTCGAGCAGGCCCGCACGATGATGCACGACGATCCGGAGGGCTTTCGCGAGGTGGTTCACGCTTCCCTGCGGCGGCAGGTCGAGGCGATCAACACCCTGGCCGATGCGGGGATGGCTTTCTGGGACTACGGCAACGCGTTTCTGATTCGTGCGCGGGACGCCGGGGCGCGGGTGGCCGGTGAGGCGACCGAGTTCCGCTACCCCTCCTACGTGGAGGACATCATGGGGCCGGTCTGTTTCGACTACGGTTTCGGTCCCTTCCGCTGGGTCTGCACCTCGGGAGACCCCGCGGACCTCGAGCGCACCGACGCCATCGCGGCGGAGGTCATCGCGGGCCAGGCGGAGGGAGCGCCCCCGGAGATCCGCCAGCAAATGCTCGACAACCTGCGCTGGATCCGCCAGGCGGGAGCCAACCGCATGGTGGTCGGCTCTCAGGCCCGGATTCTCTACGCGGACCGGGAGGGGCGGCGGGCCATCGCCCTGGCCTTCAACGACGCCGTCGGCGACGGGCGGATCCGCGCTCCGGTGGTGCTGGGCCGGGATCACCACGACGTTTCGGGCACCGACTCCCCCTGGCGGGAGACGGCCAACATCCGCGACGGTTCCCGCTTCTGCGCCGACATGGCCGTGCAGAACGTGATCGGTGACGCCTTCCGCGGCGCGACCTGGGTCAGCCTGCACAACGGCGGCGGGGTGGGCTGGGGCGAGGCGATCAACGGTGGCTTCGGACTGGTGCTCGACGGCAGTCGCGCGGCCGGCGAGCGCGCGGCGCGCATGCTCTGCTGGGACGTGGCCAACGGCCTGGCCCGCCGGGCATGGGCCCGCAATGACGAGGCGGTGTTCGCGGCGCGGCGGGCGATGGAGGACGAGCCGCGGATGACGATCACCTTGCCGGAAGCCGCGGACGACGATCTGATCGCCCGGGCGCTGGACGCCGCCGGCCGGCAGGAGTGA